ttttttagctataagtataagaatcagaatcagaatctttattgtcattgtacacagaagttgcacaacgaaatttaaaatgcattcctttctaggtgcctcagacaataaataataaaataataaaaatatgagtgataaaaatgattactaaaatacagtgcacaatagtaaattaagacgaatctagccccaatacacacaccaacgcacgcacacagtcagcactaccaccccacatcactgtccaaaccacacagagttcagttcaatgatagccctggcataaaagctgttcctcagtctgtttgttctggccttcattgtcctgaaacgtctgcctgatggcagtagctgaaacaaggagtgtccagggtgtgaggggtcctggaggatgttctgtgccctcctctggcagcgggcattgaacagttcctggagggagggcaggggacagcctatgatcttttgagccgtgttgatgattcgctggagtgttttcctgtctgctgctgtgcagctgttgaaccacgcgcacagacagtaggtcaggatgctctctacacagcaacggtagaaggacaccagcagattctgggtcagatagttgctcctaagaaccctcaggaaatgcagtctctgttgggccttcctgacaatgctggtcgtattgatactccaggtcaaatcatcctgcagatgtactcccaggaacctaaaatctgaaaccagctccacttcatccccctcgatgaacagaggttgaatgacatgtgttgtcctcctaaagtctactaccatctcctttgtcttagtggtgttcaggatcaagttattctcactgcaccaccttgacagccgctgcacctcgtcccggtatgctgactcatccccgcctgatatgagccccaccacagtggtgtcatccgcaaacttaatgatgcagttactggcatgtatggaggtgcagtcatgtgtgtagagggtgaagagtaggggactcagcacacagccctgtggagagccggtgctgaggctgatggctgaagagaggtggggacctactcttaccctctgggaacggtctgtcaggaagtccttgatccaaagacaggtggagcgtggtatccccagatctgacagtttagtcaccagtctgccaggaaggatggtgttaaacgccgagctgaagtccacaaagagcagccgagcgtagttccccccctgctccaggtgagagaaggcagagtggagggccgtggcaatggcgtcctctgtggaccggttggctctgtaggcaaactggtgggggtctagtctgggagagagactggagatgacgtgagcccggacaagcttttcaaagcacttcataacaattggtgttagtgctactggcctgtagtcattcaaacctctgatagtgttcttcttggggatggggacgataatggtaTATGACAAAAGTATATGACAAATTTGTGATCATCCTGTTCTCTGTTCTCCTTTGTAGTCGGCAGAAAATCCGCTTAACCAGGCGCCTAAGAGCCGACTCACTGTCACCAGAAAGAGACACCATCAGTCAGCTGACAGCAGAGACGACAGGCTCAAAGCTGACAAAATAAGTGATGGAGAACAGGCAGACAAAGGTCAGAACAGCTTAAtattctgttttaaaatgtttttctctttaaaggtTAGTCCAACGGCAACCTTAACAATCAGTTATCAATAAAGAATAATCATTTTTGAGAGATTTAATTTGAATCAGTCTGGTTGGGAAACCaagttgtctgttttgtctctATTTTTACAGAGGGGGCCATGTCTCCGCCGAACTCTACCAGCAGCCAGATGATGGTTGAAACAGAAGAGTCACAACACGAGGACACCATACCTTTATACGCCCTAAAATCTCATCCGccctctctttctccatccCCTTTTAAGCCTGTGGGTCGCATACCGCAGGGTGTTCTCAAATACACCACATCCCAGGAGTCAGAGTCCTCAATGGAGACAGTGAAAAAAAGGGTAAGATAGTGTGTATTGAAGCGCCTCCTTGTGGTTTCAAAAAACATTACTGTCCAGAGAGCGCCTCAAATCAGTAATTAACTTATGTTAATTGTAGGAAGTctttaagtaattttttttaatacacaaaaataaaatgactgggATGATTTGGGAAAACAtgagattattttaaaataatctctATAATAATATCTATAATAATCAAAGACTCtataatatttaattaaatgcTTTTTGTGTTCCATGCATTGTTCTCTTTCAGAGGCGAGTGGAGGAGAACCGACGGGTTCGTTTTGCGGAGGAAGTGGTGACGATAGAATCTCCATACATGGATCTGGAGGATTCAGAGTTGGAGGATGATTCAGTAGTAACAGACGAGGACTCTGTGACAGAGCAGGAGTGTGAAGTGcatcagccagcagcagaggaggTGGCACCGGCCCGGCGGACTGCCCTCCCTGCTTGGATACtggctctgaagaagaagaacacagGCAAGAAGCGCAGATAGtgactgtgaaaccacacaACATGCTGCATTCATTCTCATGGACTTCACTTTCCATAAAGtaaacaaatatgtttaaaatcAGGGGATATAGTTTGTCTCAAGGTTCCTCTggtttaaaactgtttttttttttaaagcgacAGTATTTTTCAAAGTCATATCTGACCAGTTGTAAATCTTAAAACTCTGAAACATGGGGATGCATCATCACCTTTTCCCATTTCTCTTCTGAAAGGTTTTGATATTAAGATGCAATAAGGAAATAAATACTATGTTAGGATATATATTTTCTGCAGTGCACATGGGAAAATTTCTAagtggatgtttttctttttctttcgttGTTTTATTGCTCCTGCTTTATCAAGCAAAGTTTGAGCACAAGCTGAAAACTTTTACGGCTGCACTAGTGATACAAACAGGACTATAATGTTCAAGCATCAAttatggattttatttttattttttttatcattttgttcATACATTTATGTTGGATATATGCTGCAGTAACCCAACAGCTGAATGTACTGAAAGGGTTTGGTTGATTTAACTGCTGGAGTAAATCTTGTTCCATCTCGTTTTCCAGCTTTTATCAGAGGTATTGTATGTCCTCCTCCTTCAGTCTTACACAAGACAACAGCAGACTACTGTCTGGTCTGCTATCTGCGTCACTTACTTACTCATCCCCCATATCCTGTCTCTGGGTAATGGCTCCCAGTCCAGCCATCATGGGGAATAACCCCAAGGGAGGAAAAATATCTGAGCTGTAGTGGTTGAAAATGGTCAGAGGTTTCTGATTGACTGCTGCTCTCTATTCAGTGCCGCCATTTGATTTTTGTGGAGATGGATAGAAGCACCTGAGCACTGAGCTTacttattttaatgtgaaagcagactctaaaaaaaaaaaaacagattaaagatggatgtagcgTTTGAGCCGTCACCATCCCATCCCATTCAAATCATATGTCACGAGCAAGGGGTGGATCTGACCGAGACACCAAAGATACTGCATACTCATATGTTAGCAACTTGTCAATAACAAGGCAGTCCCGCTCTAAATCAAAccctgctttctttttcttctttttttttttttttttttacatcggaccattgtttataaaattaacatcattcttttttaaataaaacttgaaactagcaactgagaccataaaATCATCAGGAAAATTTGAGAATTAGGattgtttttttcacagattgCTGTACAAACAGTGGAACTGAACCTGATggcctttaaaaataaagcaggtCTAAGGCACTTTAGTTTTGGCTAAAGTTCAGGCACAGAAACTGCTGTTATCTTTACTGTTCACATACAGTCAATCATTACTGTTATCATCATCACAACTCACATGAacctttgtgatttttttttttttttaactagtgCAGCAGTTATTTCTGTTTAGATGTAGCAATATGGGAGGTTTTACAAGGTTAAGACaaaaaatgaagcaacagaGCTTCAATTTTGGAAAATTTAGTTATTTATCTTCTTAAATTAAGTGAGAAATTTGATACCACTCTGATATTTGTACCTCTTACTTTTTATagaataaacaaattaaataaattatatacagacctgaaaaagaaagttcacccttactgcttccatgaGAATTCAGAGGGTAAGTAGCATTCAGGTGCTACTAATCAAATTGATCATGAGCAAGTGTGACCATCTATATGCATGCAGAGGCCCAGccttccatgatggtttcttttctttctcctcttctttctcaggtttctgctgcctgatgtACTCATAgaattttgttgtttcatctaggatagtgggtctgacactcactagtcctcggcttcctttgttctgcttagcgtacagtctcagggtacTGGATTTGGGATGAAACCGTCCATGCATGGTaaagagctttcttgtcttgatgtcagtggcttctatctcctccatTGGCCAGCTTATTgccccagcagggtatctgacaaccagcagggtgtaggtgttgattgcccagatcttgttcttcccattcagctgactcttaaGGACTTGCCTTACTGTCTTGGTGGTTGCAactttcctagcagcctctccatggttcccatttgcctgtgggattccaaggtacttgtagctgtgcTCAATGTCTGCATTGTTGCCTTCTGGTTGTGCAATCTCAGTTAAGTTATATAAAAGCTAACGTAAAATTTTTTCTAAAGTATAAGTATCCCTTTTCTCCTTTATCTATAAGCTGCCATTCTAATACTAATAAATATATTCAGCAGGTGACAGGTTGGTACAGTGGGCTGGAggcctttctctgtggagtttgagcttcctccaacagtccaaagacatgacaTGTTAGGTCAATTGATGATTCTAAACATGCCATGGATGTGAAGTAGAAATGGTCCTTAAAGTGTATAGAATAATACGCTATTGAAGCTGGTTTTTATTCTGCCAAAAGACGAGCtgcagctttctttctttcttccaggGAAACAGAATGGTTCACAGCACTGTGTATcatcatattttattatttccatTATATGCATTATACTGATTTGTGTTATCATATTAGTACATCAAAGCTTCACACTAACTGCTGTTGTTTCCTCTGTGCCCTCCCCTGACAGATATCCTCTCTCATAAATCACTGTCAGAACCATTAAGAAGCTCTTTAGCTGATCTATTAGTGTCCTGGTCAGTCTATAGTGGAGAGGGAGCGGGCAGAAGTGAATGAtgggaaaatgaaaatatgtgaCAGAGGGAAGTAGAGGGACAGTCTGACATGAAAATCTGCAAGTAAACCGGAAAAATTAACACTTAAAAAATTGTACAGActaaaaactgagaaaataagaGTTATATTAGTCAGTGAGTCTGCACAGTAACTGCTGCATGACTGTACAACATCCCCCCAGGAGTGGACTAATAATGGACCATTTGCAAACCTCAAACCACACTCAATTTTAtctcacagcagcacaaacacacacacaaaccaagaTTTCCTGTGTCTCTACACCATTTAGAGACTTGGGCACTATTTTAGAAGGACAGTTGGTGTCTGTGTGTACgtaaaaaagaagaataatCCCAAGTCTTATTCAAATAGTTTATTCCCAACAGTGTTTcagtattattttgttttccagttCAGCTTGctatcatgaaataaaaaaaggtcTGGGATTTATTCAGTTATGCTTTTCAGCTGACAAATGATGTTGAAGATTATTGCAGTTAATATGTTGCAAAATTAAACTActtagaaaaaaatgcattttattattactaCAAAGAGGCTCTAGTTTGCCAGTTATTGTTGTGAGCTACAAGCCCTTCGTTCTTGTGGAGATGGCAGCAACATCATCCTTCTTTACCCTGTTCCACAAACTTGCCACACTAAAAGTAATTACCTCTTATAATAAGGCAAAAAcggaaagagaaagagggaggggagTCCGTTTCTTCACATTGCTGCTGTCGGTTAGATAGGTTGGTCATAGGTGTTGAGAGAAAGTGCTCCAGAGTCATAGGAGCTCTTGATACCAGGTTTGAGCGACAGCTGGCTGCCCAGGCTCTGAGTTACGGAAGTTTCTATCTGAACTTCTGACACCTGCACGGACAAAACAACAAGGAAAATATGtgataaaaagtttgaaaaacatGTAACTGCACCATAAAAAGCATTACCTGTTCAAACTTCTTGGCTTTGTACTGATCTGCCCCTTTCAAGAAGTTTAGTAAAATAACATCACAGAGAACTGTACCCTGCAAgaacagataaaaaaatataCTAATGTCAGCCAAGAGTAATGAGAACAATATTTTAAGTTGATCAGAAGCTCATACCAGTCCAATCGAGGTGAAGGCAGCCACCAAGTTGATCAGTGTTGGGACTGTGTTAAACTTTCCTGCCTGGAAGAGATGGAGTCACTTTAGATGACATGCTGAAaagcatatttattttaaagatggtgatttattttctaaatatttatGGTCAGAGATGGAAATTTATAGGTAATATTTTCACACTTTGGTTAATATGCTTATTTTCTGTCTTGCTGAGAGAAGATTGATCATGTTCTGTGCCAGTGTGGGAAGAACCAAagccaccacaaacacacagtttaatCTGAGGACTGAACTCTGGGAAACAGCAACCAAACAATGATTCAAGATTTTTGAAAAAGCTGCAGAAGATAGACACCATACACTCACAAGCCATGTTGTTAGGTATACCTGTTCACCTGCTCTTTATTGCAAATATCAGCCAGTGAGAGTGGCAGGATtaatttaggcatgtagacatggtcaaaatgactgctgaaattcaaaccgaGTGTCAGAATAGAGAAGAAacatgatttaagtgactttgaatataGCAtagttgttggtgtcagataggctagtctgagtatttcagaaactgctgacatactgggattttccccacacaaccatctctagggtttatacAGAATGATCTGCAAAAGAGAACATATCCAGTAAGAAGCAGTTCTCCaaatgaaaatgccttgttgatgtcagaggagaacgaccagactgctttgagccgATAGGaaagcagcagtaactcaaataatcattCGTCACAACCATGTATGCAGAAGAACTCTGAAGACACAACACCTAGAACCTTGAAGCAGCTACAACAACAGAAGACCACATccggtgccactcctgtcagctaacaaCAGGAAACTGATGCTACAATTCGctcaggctcaccaaaactggaaatttggaaaaatgttgccggGTTTGGATTTCTGCGGCAACATTTGactggtagggtcagaatttggtatatACAACATGAAAGTATGGATCCATGCTACTGGTGGTGTAACAGTGTGGGGGAtaatttcttggcacacttggCCTCTtagcaccaactgagcattgtttatgccaaagcctacctgagtattactgctgaccatgtccatccctttatgatcacagtgtacccatcttctgatggcttcttccagcaggataaaaaaaaagctcacatcatctcaaactgttttcttgaacacgaaaatgagttcactgtactcaaatggcctccacagtcaacaGATCTCAATCAAATTGAGCACCTTATGGATGTGgtgagcagctgacaaatctgcagcaactgtatgatgctatcatgtcagtgtGGACCAATGTGGGCTGAGAaacatttccagcaccttgctgaatccgTGCCATTAATTTTTAAAGgaattctgaaggcaaaagggagcCTAGCCTACTATTGCTGGTTGGTGAGTGTATTTGCTTATGCAACTACTGCATATTTGGAAGCTTTAAACCTTTTGTGTTTATAAAAACATATGTGGGATAGGCTAACCCTGTTTCATGTCATTGTTCTGCGATAAGCTAACCTGCTAGTAGGATTGCTTCCCACAATTCTCAGCTCCACAAAATTATTTCAGTTCATGTCATTTTGGCAAAGTTCCTTTCTCTTGTCATACATCAGAATTTTAAGCACGTTTTCAGTGAACAGAGTTCCAATAAATGTCCCAAAAAaatttacacaaaaacacaatgcaaatTGTTTGGTTGCTCTTATTTCAGGTAACTCACTTGGCCAGTGACCATAACATCAAATCGGATCGCAAAAGCCTTATGAAGAGTCCGAAATTCAGTCCCATTCTCTGTCTTAAAATATTTGGCAAATCTGTAatcagagaagagaaaagattaaaggctgatttttttttttaaagtgacctTGAAGAGGAAGAATCACTTTCACTACCTGAAGTTGTATCCTTTTGACACAGCATTCTTGGCAAATGGCGCATCAAGTCGTGTGAAAGAGTACTTGGGCATACAATACTCAATGTTTAGGTCCAGGTTGCACTTCCACTCAATGTTTATTCCTATTTCTCCACCCTGAGAGAGAAGGATTGGGAAAAGAGAGACACACCCTGAGGCTCAGGACCTGTAAATATGTAGTAAAGGCTGTGTATAGATACTTATGTTGCAGCATTTTAGCCTCCAGGGTAAACAGTGAGGACACTTTGACCTTCATATGACCTTCTACGATCGTGTTTACCTTGCGTAACAGTTCAGTTACATTCTGCTTGGTGTAGTTCAGCACATCCCCCACACGAAAAATGGGGCAAAGGGGGGCCTTCTCTGGATGGtaaatacatttcttgatgagaTCAGGTGTCATTGTGGATGGAAAGTTCCCCCTGAGATATAAAAACTTCATTTTAcgtgtttatattttaaaaaaaattttggaCACTTTTTAAAAGATTATGTATGACtattagatttttttccacattattaTTACACTCATGAATTTACAATGGtgttttcagctgcttcagtttagGCATGTGTTTTTGTACAGCTGTGTTCACCTGGTGACATCGAAGAGGGGAAATCGAACACTGTTTTTGATGAAGATAGTGAAGTTTTTCACATCCATTGGTTCACTGTGGaagataaagacagaaacaaaggggATGACCACCGAGGATGACCGGTGGTTGAGgtgtagtttgtgtgtgtgtgtgtgtgtgaatcttaCGTATTGATGGCATCATTCTCGGATGGACACCATCCTTCAATCTCACACATACCGCTGGATTTATTGGAGTTTTTAAGGCAAGCACCTGTAATTACACCTGGTATGTGGGACAGAGAGTGAAAGGAAACTGTGCTCAGGTTATGGAAGGGAGACACTGACAGCCATAATAATGATCAATCAgtgatacagtgctgtgaaaaagtatttgatcCCTTCCCGatttcttttttgcatatttcccatacttaaatgtttcagatcatcaaactaaattaatattagacaaagacctgaatcaagaaaaacaaattactccaagagtacACCAATGACTCATCCGGGAGGTCCGAAAGGAACACAGAATAACATCTAAAGAGCTGCAGGCCTCACTCGCCTCAGTTAaagtcagtgttcatgattcaacaagaagagactgggcaaaaatggcatccatgggagagttccaactGCTGACCAAAACAAGCACAAAAGCTCGTCTCACatctggaaggtttgagtcccattacagcatttcataacaagaacatcacaccaacaatcaaacatggtggtagtgtgatggtctggggctgctttgctgcttcaggacctggacgactTACGGTAACTGATGGatccatgaattctgctctctaccagaaaatcctgaaggagaatatccagccatcagttcatgccctgaagctgaAGCTCACTTGGGTTGTGCAGCAGggcaatgatccaaaacacaaaatgaaggttttggagtgaccTATACAAAGACTAGATTTTAATTCAATTGAGATGTTCTGGCATAACCTTAAACAGTCTGTTCATGCACAAAACCCCTCCAATGTggctaaattaaaacaattctgcaaagaagagtggactcaaattcctccacagtgatgtgaaacacTCATTGCCCATTATCACAAAAATGGTTGATTGCCATTCTTGCTGCCAAGGCTGGagcaaccagttattaggtttaggtggcaattactttttcacacaggaccAGAAAGGTTTGGACAGCTTTTTCCCACTTAAAAAGTGAAATCGTCACTtaagaactgcagtttgtatttacttaggttatctttgtctaatattaaaatagaTTTAATTATCTGAAACAAGTTAGTGTGAGaaatatgctaaaaaaaaaagaaaaaaagaaaagcaatgaaGAAGGGGACAAATTCTTTTCAAACACTCTACATTTCTCATATCTGAAGTGATAGTGATCCAGTCATGAAAAGTTTTGTACAACACTTCACTTGCAAACAAGGTAAAATTGGAAATATTCACCCTACCTCTTGATTTTGATTTATACTTTGCTGATGCAGTTAATATTATCGTAAAATAtgctctaaaaataaaaatgcaaaataaggTAAAGGACACGGCTCTTTTTTGTGAAgatagaaatatttaaaaaggaagGTAATTTTACAACTTTAACAGCAGCTGGCTCATTCTACCGCAGATATATTCCTCTGGAACAAttttaaacatataaacatCGTTGCACATATTTATTTTGAAGAAGGTTTTGCCAGCCTGATCAAAATCATAGGAAGTTCTCAGGATAAAACTATTTAACACAGCTTTTCTTCCTGGGTAATAACCGTCACACTCTGATTGCTTATGCCTCAAAGGTAGAGAAAGCAAATGACTCTTTTTAAATTAGCTCTTGACTTTACAAATGTCCTGgttagaaaaacaaagaaacactttttttttttttgttacataatATAATTCATTTCCTCAGTCTTTAGCAATTTGTAGCCATGTCTTACTGTCAGAATTTATTTGTTGGGTTAAAAGTTTTTCACgattatttttccatttagtATCTACTTACCAAGCAACCCtacaaatctgattaaaaaaagtttaaagacAACGAATGCTGATATAAGCAAAGGTGGATGTGACTTGTATGAGTAACACTACAGCATGAGTACCGATGTGAAATcttgtgttaaaaaacaaacaaactcaccaTTGGAAAGGTTGGTGCCTAAATGCTTGTAGCAGTCTTTATCTGTGGAGCATTTTAATTTATCCTCAGtctaaaaaaacacacacatagaaacataactcatatttaaactttctTTCAGGAGTTGCTGATAATATGTCAGTGGATGAATGGCAACGCAAGACAAGAGAAGATCAGTTTGACAAAGAAGACGGCTCAGGTGCTTATCTGTtacatcactgttacatcactcAGCCTGCTAGTTCAGGTACTATgccatgttttttatttgttgttgtattAACTGTGTACTTTTCTATTTGACTTTTGATTGtgatgcattttattgcattctGCAAAGCACCTGAAAAAGTGCTAAATAAATAGAGATTTATTGTTCTTATTGCCATCCACCAtactgcaacagactggcaacctcgGTATAAAAGCTGAGATAaggggggatggatggatgatactGTCTACACTGCATTGTGGCGGAGTTAATTGCTCAAAGTGTTTCCTCTGCTCTTCAGTTCATCACTGAATCCTCACATCACTCACACCTAAAAGCAGAATCATTTGATGTCAATGCAACAGAGAGTCAAATCTCAATGTGATTTCTTTgaacaaataaatgtattaataaaGCTTTACCGAGATATATGACCATGTGTGTAtccatgtgttttattttggcatattttatGCTGTCTGGGAATAAGAAGCTACACTCAGGAGCTCAGGAGGTGGTTAAAATACAATCAGTAAGCCTTGAAATCTATTGAGAATTATTGGCAAATAGTAAAACATGGCAAAACGTGTGTTTGAATATGTACTCACCTCTGCACATCGTCCTTGGAATTGATTTTCAGTGACAATAAGTTTGGTGATGATGCAGAACATGCCTGAACCCTAAAACGCAACCGAATACTtaacatgtgctttgtgtttatttattactACACAAACATGCCCCACATATGAGACTTGGCAGAATAAAACTCATTcatcataaaaataattttaaaaacacattattgaTAACTCACAGAAAACTGCAAAGTTTAAGTATTTCACATTATCATCAGGTCACTCACCTGAGGGGGGGACACATAGTCGGCCACATCCATGACACGATTTTGATAGAGAGTTCCAATATAACCAAAGCCTTTTACTTTGGTCATCACAGAGGACTCAACATTGGAGTCTGTCAGCTGATAAGCTTTCTCATGGATGAAGACCCAGCTGCACaacaaacatttaacagtaaGTCACAGGTTGCGGACATAATGAGATTTCTGAATTTCCCGCAAGTGTAGTTTTTTTCGAGGTGGTGAAAAAATATGCCCTTTGTAAGTTAGCTAAATTGATCTTTTTACAAGAAAAAACTACAACCACAATTACACATGAAATATgggggaaaaacaacaaaaacaaaactacagaTCACTGACCCGACAAAATACGTGATGATGAGCAGCTGTACGATCCGGTTGATGATACCCACAGACCAGCTCTTGACCACCACAGATTTGGTGGTCTCGTAGGTGAAAAAGTCGGTAACTAAACCCCACAAAAAGTAACCCATTGCAGTGCGTCAGTGTGAGTCAGGTAGCAGCGACTCTGAGAGAACAGTGCAACTCTTCTCCCCAACAGGTGCCTTCTTGGAAATGTAACCCTTTCACAATATTGATATTACTTCTGgttcaaataaaagaaatatgaTCCTAATCTTCAACCTGATTGTATCTTTTCCTAGTCTGGTCTGTGTTTATCTCCTTCCTTGGATATTTGATGCCTTAAGTTTActgtttctctcctttcctctcctctcactgTATCTTAGTTTTGTTGGTTTATGAAACTGGACCTCCCCTTTGCACAAAGGAGTGGGAGGAAAATGCCTCTTCTGTCCCTCCCTCcgcctctttcctctccacattTCCCCATCTCCCACGTCTCTTTCCTCAGCGTCTGTGGCTGGAATTGAAAACACACTAACCATGCACCAGTGCATGCACAATTAGTCTGAGACAGTAATTGATAACCTATAAGTCCACTGTCATGCATTCAGTAGGTTTATAATTATTTTCATCATTCATATTTAAG
The sequence above is a segment of the Archocentrus centrarchus isolate MPI-CPG fArcCen1 chromosome 10, fArcCen1, whole genome shotgun sequence genome. Coding sequences within it:
- the p2rx3a gene encoding P2X purinoceptor 3a yields the protein MGYFLWGLVTDFFTYETTKSVVVKSWSVGIINRIVQLLIITYFVGWVFIHEKAYQLTDSNVESSVMTKVKGFGYIGTLYQNRVMDVADYVSPPQGSGMFCIITKLIVTENQFQGRCAETEDKLKCSTDKDCYKHLGTNLSNGVITGACLKNSNKSSGMCEIEGWCPSENDAINTEPMDVKNFTIFIKNSVRFPLFDVTRGNFPSTMTPDLIKKCIYHPEKAPLCPIFRVGDVLNYTKQNVTELLRKGGEIGINIEWKCNLDLNIEYCMPKYSFTRLDAPFAKNAVSKGYNFRFAKYFKTENGTEFRTLHKAFAIRFDVMVTGQAGKFNTVPTLINLVAAFTSIGLGTVLCDVILLNFLKGADQYKAKKFEQVSEVQIETSVTQSLGSQLSLKPGIKSSYDSGALSLNTYDQPI